TCTCAATTGGACCGGAAGATGTACTTGTTTGATGAACCGACGAGTGCCATTGATCCATCTTCCAGGTTGAAGATTTGTAAAAGGTTGGAGAGACTCACGAAAGAACCCGGTAAAACCGTCATCATGTCGAGTCACCATCTACATGAATTGGAATTCATAGCGTGCAAACTATTTGTCATGAATAATGGAAGGATTACATTCCAAGGTTCTTATCATGAATTCTTAGCAACCTATGACACAACCAATCCAGATATCGCATTTGACCATTGTATAAATTTATAAAAAGAGCGCAATTCGATTATGAATTGCGTTTTCTTATTACCAATAAAGTATCACCTTAATTTAAAGGAATTTATAGATTCCAGAAGAAGATTAATAGTAATACGAGGAGGGAACATGATGTCTTCGATTATTTTGGATCAATTCAATAAGGTAAGAGGTTGGACGATTAAGATTGCTGAGAATCTATCAGAAGAAATCGTTAACATTCAACCGGAAGGCTTTAACAATACGATCAAGTGGCACATCGGTCATGTGATTACGGAAACAGAGTACTTTATGTTTGAACTATCCAACGAACGCTCAAATATTCCTGAACAATACAATGACTATTTTGCCCCAGGTACGAAACCTTCCAATTGGAAAGGACAAGCACCATCCTTGTCCGAACTGATTACTGAATTGAAAAATCAGCAAAGGCGAGTAAATGAAATACAAGCTGAAACTTTCAATCGAGCTTTAGATCAACCTGTACATGGCTTTACGACCACTTTGGATGCTGCTTCATTTTCCGCAATACATGAATCGCTTCATCTAGGGCAAATAGAGGCGATGCAGCGAATACGAATGGTTTCTGCAAAGTAATAAACCAAATGAAGAATGTAGAAAGTGTTTTAGGGGGATAAAATGAAGTCGAAGAAATACATAAAGGTGATTGCCATACTTTTGGTCGTCATCGCCTTTCTATTCATTAGTGACCGATTTATGAAAGAAGAAAAAACGTCTTTTAAAGTGGATCCTGAACAATTTGAGATCGCTCAGTCGAAAGAGGAACTAAACCATCTCTTAATTAACCATGTACGATATAACAAAGATCAATTATTTAAGATTACTAGATATGATTTGATGACTGATATTGAAGATGTCGAAATCCCTTTAATAGATGAACAGCGCGATTTAAGGATAGAATCCATATGGAATAATCATCTTGAATTGATTATTACATATAGTTTCAATATGCTGCCGTCAGATCGTAGTCCAGAATCCATTCCGTACCTGAGGGTAAACGGGGGATCTCTCCATCCTGATGGAAAGGATCCAATTACACTGGATTTTCAAAATCATGTTCAACCAGGAGGGAAGTTTTGGCCAAACGATGGCGTCGTACTTGAGAATCGAATGTATCGTAGAGCATTGCTAGTACCAAGTATAGATAATGAGGTATTTGAGAAAATGTCGGAATGGATAGGGGAAAGTAAGTCACATGAAAAAATCTATGAAGCATTGGATCTCATACATCAAGTTGATCTGAAGGGTGTTGAATTAGTAACCAAACAAGAGGGTGGGGAACAATCCAAATCAGTCCAAGATATCCCGATCGAATATAGGTTTATGAGTCATGATGCTATTCTAGAAACAATTGAACTGAACCAAACTGCTCAACTAGATGAACAATCCACGATTACATATACGAAGTTTGAAAAACGTTTGAAAGAAAGCCGGATCTATTTATCAATTGATTCGAATAAACCACTATCTTCTCTCAAATATAAAGTAAATGGACTAAGGGGATTTGATAGGATTTATAAGGATGAAAACGGAGAAAGCTATATAAAAGCACCACAGTTTCGATATCAAAGAGGCAATGACGGTGAATTTAAACTTTCTATTTTATCAGGTTTTTACGCATCAGAGGATGAATTGAATTTTACGATTTCTAAAGGAGATCTAGAACCTATTCAAAATGGACAAAATGAACGTGAGTTCAAACATGACCTTGGTGAAATTAACAATGTACATTTCAAGTTTGACGAAATAAGAAGGGTGAAAGGTAGATTTGGAGATATGGATATCCTTTTCTATTTTAATGTCGAAATCATGGATGGTTTTGACCGTGACTTAAACTTTAGAATCTATCGAGATGGTGAGCAACAAGTAGACCCTTATTACGAGGAACGAGAAATATATCCGTTTATCGAAGTGAAAGACGAAAACAATAATGGAGTGACCTTAGGTCTTCTACCTCCCGGAGAGGGTACTCAATTATTCGGAATGACAGAAGAGGATTTCCAAAAGGTTGAGGAACTGAACTTCAGGTTATTCAACATCCCGCAGCAGGTCGATTTTGAAGAAAATGAAGTCACTTTTACGATTCAATAATTGATTAACAAACTATAAGAGGCTGACTCAAAAGGATGTTCATAGTCCTTTCAGGGTCAGTTTTTTTGTGTAATGATGACCTTTGATCTTATCTTTTGGGTCATTCCCTTAATTTCAACTAATAATTACCACTTCAACCGCTCAGTTCCATCTATTAGAATAATAGTTAGTATTTTAATAGGGAGCTACATTGTTATGGGACGTCTTCGGCACAAGCCATTATTCATTTCACTACTATTTCTAATATTGTTTACAACCTTTACATACTTCACACTCGCATCAGAAGATGATTACAAGACAGTTGAGGAATCGAGTCACAAGCAAACCAACCTTAATTACAAAACGGTTCCACCAGATCAGAAACGTGCAGCTGAAGATCATTATTTTAAAAGAATCGGTTATTATGCGGGTTGGTCAGCTTACTCTGGTTTTAATGTGACCGATATTGATGCAAGTAAGTTGACGCATCTCAACTACGCGTTTGCTAATATTTCAGAGGACGGGAAAATAGCAGTGGGTGATCCAGCCATCGATCTTGCGAATTTCCAACAGTTACAGGAACTGAAAAAACAAAATCTTCATCTAAAAACCTTAATTTCTGTTGGCGGCTGGACATGGTCAGAGCGTTTCTCTGACGTCGCTTTGACCGAACAATCCCGTACTAAGTTTGCAGAAAGCGTGCTGGCATTTGTTCAGAAATATGGCTTCGATGGTGTCGATCTCGATTGGGAGTACCCGGTGAGCGGTGGACAGCCCGATAATATCAATCGTCCTGAAGACAAGCACAATTATACCCTTCTCTTGAAAAAGATCCGCGAAACATTCGATGCCGCTGACAAGGCGTATCTTCTGACGATCGCATCTGGGGCGAGTGCTGTTCATGCAAGTCATCTAGAGTTAGATCAGCTTCATCGATATGTCGATTACATTCAACTGATGACCTATGATATACACGGGGAGTGGGATGAACTGACTGGCATGAATGCACCGTTGTATCAAGATCCGGACAGCAGGTTCTATCATGAGTGGAGTGTACACAACGCCGTTCAAATGTTCATTGAACGAGGGGTCCCAGCTGAGCAAATCGTCATGGGGCTGCCACTTTATGGTCGGATGTTTAAACAACCGGCTGAAGAGAGCAACAGTCTTTACCAGCCTTTCACAGGTGGAGGAAAAGCGATCAGTTATGCGGCTCTAGAAAGAGATTTTATTGGCAAAAATGGATTCACGAAGCATTGGGAAGAGGATTCACAAGTCCCTTGGCTAACCGACAACTCTACCTTCATAAGCTATGATGATCCCAAATCCATTGGACTAAAAACGGACTATATCAAAGCGAAACAACTAGGCGGAGCGATGATGTGGGAGCTCAGTCAGGATCCGGATGAAGTACTGGTGAAGAAAGTGTATAAGGAATTAAAAGAGTAGAATTACGAGATGAACGAGTATGAAGAGTTTTTGACCGTCAACAATGCACTTTAACAAAAATGATAATCTGTTAACCAAGCTTTTAGATAGCCTAAATAGTAGCTTCATAGTCTTTGCTTATCCTTTGTATTGCACTACATAATAGAAGGGATGAAATGAACTATGAAGAAACTTTTAAAAAATAGCCTTATGGCTGCTGCGATTATAGGGATGGGTACGAGTGTTATTGCTCCAGCAGCTGCGGACGCTCAATCAGCTGATCCAGGTTTAAATCCGAATCAAATTTTGAACGTTGCCCATCGAGGAGCTTCAGGATATGCGCCTGAACATACGATTCCTTCATATGAATTAGGAGAAGAGATGAAGGGAGATTATATAGAAATCGATATCCAGATGACAAAAGATGGTGAACTAATTGCGATGCATGATGAAACCTTGGATCGAACAACTGATGGTACAGGATTGGTGAAGGATCATACTCTTGAGGAAATTAAACAACTCGATGCAGGTTCTTGGTTTAATGAGG
This Pseudalkalibacillus berkeleyi DNA region includes the following protein-coding sequences:
- a CDS encoding DinB family protein, with protein sequence MSSIILDQFNKVRGWTIKIAENLSEEIVNIQPEGFNNTIKWHIGHVITETEYFMFELSNERSNIPEQYNDYFAPGTKPSNWKGQAPSLSELITELKNQQRRVNEIQAETFNRALDQPVHGFTTTLDAASFSAIHESLHLGQIEAMQRIRMVSAK
- a CDS encoding glycoside hydrolase family 18 protein, whose product is MGRLRHKPLFISLLFLILFTTFTYFTLASEDDYKTVEESSHKQTNLNYKTVPPDQKRAAEDHYFKRIGYYAGWSAYSGFNVTDIDASKLTHLNYAFANISEDGKIAVGDPAIDLANFQQLQELKKQNLHLKTLISVGGWTWSERFSDVALTEQSRTKFAESVLAFVQKYGFDGVDLDWEYPVSGGQPDNINRPEDKHNYTLLLKKIRETFDAADKAYLLTIASGASAVHASHLELDQLHRYVDYIQLMTYDIHGEWDELTGMNAPLYQDPDSRFYHEWSVHNAVQMFIERGVPAEQIVMGLPLYGRMFKQPAEESNSLYQPFTGGGKAISYAALERDFIGKNGFTKHWEEDSQVPWLTDNSTFISYDDPKSIGLKTDYIKAKQLGGAMMWELSQDPDEVLVKKVYKELKE